The Oncorhynchus gorbuscha isolate QuinsamMale2020 ecotype Even-year unplaced genomic scaffold, OgorEven_v1.0 Un_scaffold_726, whole genome shotgun sequence genomic sequence CTTCTGGGTTCACTGTAAATAAACACCCAGAAGTACTGTTGTTTATCTTCTGGATTCACCATGTAAATAAACACCCAGAAGTACTGTTGTTTATCTTCTGGATTCACCATGTAAATAAACACCCAGAAGTACTGTTGTTTATCTTCTGGATTCACCATGTAAATAAACACCCAGAAGTACTGTTGTTTATCTTCTGGATTCACCATGTAAATAAACACCCAGAAGTACAGTTGCagctccgccatctttttatttgatAGATGTTAGGttttccagtttagccttctggcctactctacgtgacaatAGCCATTTATCTATCGCTCATTCAATAGCCAACCATGCTACCATTTATCATTCATCAGCCTCCCATTTATCCACTGATCAGTCATTAGCCAACCATGCTACCATTTATCATTCATCAGCCTCCCATTTATCCACTGATCAGTCATTAGCCAACCATGCTACCATTTATCATTCATCAGCCTCCCATTTATCCACTGATCAGTCATTAGCCAACCATGCTACCATTTATCCACTGATCAGTCATTAGCCAACCATGCTCCCATTTATCCACTGATCAGTCATTAGCCAACCATGCTACCATTTATCATTAATTAGCCTACCATTTATCCACTGATCAGTCATTAGCCAACCATGCTACCATTTATAATGAATTAGCCTACCATTTAGCCACTGATCAGTCATTAGCCAACCATGCTACCATTTATCCACTGATCAGTCATTAGCCAAATATGCTACCATTTATAATGAATTAGCCTACCATTTAGCCACTGATCAGTCATTAGCCAACCATGCTACCATTTATCATTAATTAGCCTACCATTTATCCACTGATCAGTCATTAGCCAACCATTCTACCATTTATCCACTGATCAGTCATTAGCCAACCATTCTACCATTTATCCACTGATCAGTCATTAGCCAACCATGCTACCATTTATCCACTGATCAGTCATTAGCCAACCATGCTACCATTTATCCACTGATCAGTCATTAGCCAACCATGCTACCATTTATCCACTGATCAGTCATTAGCCAAATATGCTACCATTTATAATGAATTAGCCTACCATTTAGCCACTGATCAGTCATTAGCCAACCATGCTACCATTTATCATTAATTAGCCTACCATTTATCCACTGATCAGTCATTAGCCAACCATTCTACCATTTATCCACTGATCAGTCATTAGCCAACCATGCTACCATTTATCCACTGATCAGTCATTAGCCAACCATGCTACCATTTATCATTAATTAGCCTACCATTTATCCACTGATCAGTCATTAGCCAACCATGCTACCATTTATCATTAATTAGCCTACCATTTATCCACTGATCAGTCATTAGCCAACCATGCTACCATTTATAATGAATTAGCCTACCATTTATCCACTGATCAGTCATTAGCCAACCATTCTACCATTTATCCACTGATCAGTCATTAGCCAACCATTCTACCATTTATCCACTGATCAGTCATTAGCCAACCATTCTACCATTTATCCACTGATCAGTCATTAGCCAACCATGCTACCATTTATCCACTGATCAGTCATTAGCCAACCATGCTACCATTTATCCACTGATCAGTCATTAGCCAACCATGCTACCATTTATCCACTGATCAGTCATTAGCCAAATATGCTACCATTTATAATGAATTAGCCTACCATTTAGCCACTGATCAGTCATTAGCCAACCATGCTACCATTTATCATTAATTAGCCTACCATTTATCCACTGATCAGTCATTAGCCAACCATTCTACCATTTATCCACTGATCAGTCATTAGCCAACCATTCTACCATTTATCCACTGATCAGTCATTAGCCAACCATGCTACCATTTATCCACTGATCAGTCATTAGCCAACCATGCTACCATTTATCCACTGATCAGTCATTAGCCAAATATGCTACCATTTATAATGAATTAGCCTACCATTTAGCCACTGATCAGTCATTAGCCAACCATGCTACCATTTATCCACTGATCAGTCATTAGCCAACCATTCTACCATTTATCCACTGATCAGTCATTACCCAACCATGCTACCATTTATCCACTGATCAGTCATTAGCCAAATATGCTACCATTTATAATGAATTAGCCTACCATTTAGCCACTGATCAGTCATTAGCCAACCATGCTACCATTTATCCACTGATCAGTCATTAGCCAACCATTCTACCATTTATCCACTGATCAGTCATTAGCCAACCATGCTACCATTTATCCACTGATCAGTCATTAGCCAACCATGCTACCATTTATCCACTGATCAGTCATTAGCCAACCATTCTACCATTTATCCACTGATCAGTCATTAGCCAACCATGCTACCATTTATCCACTGATCAGTCATTAGCCAACCATTCTACCATTTATCCACTGATCAGTCATTAGCCAACCATGCTACCATTTATCCACTGATCAGTCATTACCCAACCATTCTACCATTTATCCACTGATCAGTCATTAGCCAACCATGCTACCATTTATCCACTGATCAGTCATTAGCCAACCATGCTACCATTTATCCACTGATCAGTCATTAGCCAACCATGCTCCAAAGTAAATGGTTCGGTAGACTAATACTTGACAGTAGACCTATATGGATAGGCTACAGTATTGCTGAGCGATAGGAGCGTGACATCTTAGTCTAGTTTATCTCAGAGCCTTTACCAAGGCAGGAGATGGAGACACAATCATGTCTCCATAAACTAAATATTAAAGCAATTTGTCTTTTGCATATAAGTGTTGGCTGTAGGAAGCATTTAGGCTACTTTTCAATTGTTCAATAAACAACAAATCTTGCAGAATGGCTCCTTACAGCAGTTTCAGTTTGAAAAAGTCACTGCAAAAGATTGAAACATTCTGCCCACACCTCTACAGAAATGTGCTCAAATTTTATTTTAGGAACTgtcagagggtgagggagaagatCAAGTTTTAATTTGTATGTTTAAAATTGTTGTCGCTGACAaaaatactaaacaaaaatataaacgcaacaggcaacaattttactgagttacagttcatatgaggaaatcagtcaattgaaataaattcattaggccctaatctatggatttcacatgagcCTGGGGAGCTAGGCCCAGCCAATAAGAAGtattttttccccacaaaagtgtATATTAGACAGAAATGATgatgctgggctaattgtgcgccgccctatggactcctggtcacggccggttgtgttacagcctggaatcgaacccgggtctgtagtgacgcctcaagcactacGATGTCATGCCTTAGACCACAGCGCCACTCTAGACAATTCAGTAAAGCGTTAAAATTGTAAAGAAGTATTTTACTAATTAGGCAAATCAAAAAAACATTATGTACATAGGAGGTCTGTACCGCCAAGTAATACAATCTACTTTCGCACCTGGGTTTGAAGTTGATGCAGCAGAATACTGCCAAGGGGCAGGGATACAGTGGGCAGGGATATAGTGGGCAGGGATACAGTGGGCAGGGATATAGTGGGCAGGGATACAGTGGGCAGGGATACAGTGGGCAGGGATACAGTGGGCAGGGATATAGTGGGCAGGGATACAGTGGGCAGGGATATAGTGGGCAGGGATATAGTGGGCAGGGATACAGTGGGCAGGGATACAGTGGGCAGGGATACAGTGGGCAGGGATACAGTGGGCAGGGATACAGTGGGCAGGGATATAgtgggtcgttccaccaatttGGTGCCTTTTGCAAAGTGCAAAATTGGTAAAACAAAAACTTTTGATTTCACATAATTTGAAcatcataaagagcacatgttcaacttcataaaaacacgtgttcccatctcaagaggttcaATAAAACAATGACTGTAGTAAGTGGCGATTAAGTGCAGGGTTGGCGATATCTTCTTAAATCAGCCATCAATCCCCTTATGACAGGGGGAATGAAAGCTTGTTGTATCCATCAGGCagttgaatgcaagcttcacaacaacaacaatagttTAAACATTTCTAGCCTGGCTAACAGTTTTCACAATCAAACACGAGGAAATGGCCAAAGAACCAGCTCATCTGCTTTCACTCTGTGTTCACTATTACACGTTCAATGTTTccacattaaataaataacaatcttcagaaatgactgtcaAAGCAACACCTCGGGCTTCACAATGGTGGTGAAGCTTGGGGACATTTTGggattaagtgggttaaaatctgcCTAGAAGTGACAGAGGGACATTACAAAATGCTGAATTTGGGCAATTTATCAAGTCTACTAGAAGTCGAcggattatgatttttcaacgccgataccgatgatttgaggaccaaaaaaagctgaaaCCAATTAATCGGCCAAGTTTTTATTTGACCgatcgatatatatatatatatatatatatatatgtgtgtgtacgtatttttacattttaaattggccgattaaatcggtatcggcttatGTGTcctccaatatatatatatatatatatatttgtaatgatgacaattacaacaatactgaatgaacaatgaacacttttaatTTGAACTAAATACATCAAATCAATCTAGTCTCAAATAACATGAGAACaacatgttaaaaggaaccaccagctttcatgggTCTTCAATaatcccagttaagaagttttaggttgtagtgtAGAAAGCAGAGCTTGTCTGCCTGGTCCCCTGTCAGTCTGCTCCCCACTTATCATAAATGTTCCCCACCTCACTGAACACTCTCTCGCTTGGGACCGAagaagatggaggacagagaaactTCTTTGCCAGTGGAGCGAGTGATTGAAATCTGTCCTCGTTCTGCTTCCACCACTCCAAAGGCAAGCCCCTCTTTCTGTCAATGACAGGCTCTGTGAGGTAACGCTCAAACTCAATGTCAAAACTGCACTGGACTCCAGCCCTGCCCTGTTGGCTTCCAAGGATTCTAGCGTAGAGGCTGTCCACCAGACTGGGTGGCTGATCTACCTGGACTCTTTGCCTTTTTGCACCTGGATCTGTGTCCTCCTCTTCACTTGTCCTTTCTGCTGTGGCTCTGGGATTTGGTTTCCTTAGTAGGTCAGACTCTTCCTTCAGCCACTCTGTTGCTTTCTCTAGTGCTGTCCCTGAGGTGAAGGCATAGCTCTTGTAACGTGGATCCAGGACAGTCGCCAGCACCAGGCACTTTGTCTCCTCGGCCTTGGAGAACCGCCTTGTCAGACTGTCCAACATGGTCTTCCGTAAAGTGTTGATGCCTTGAGTAGAAGAACCCTCCTGCTGCAGCATCAGCTTCAGCACCGACACACTGGGGATGATGCATGCTGCTGTGGAGTTGGAGTGGCTCATCTCCACGGTTACCTCCTCCATAGGTGCCAGAGTCTCAATTAGGTTAGAGACCATGTCCCACTGTGCAGCAGACAAGCCGCTGATGTGTCCGTATTCACCTGCATACACATTCAGTGCACGCCTCTGTTCAAACATCCTCTGCAACATGTGTAGTGTTGAGTTCCAGCGAGTTTGAACTGTTTGGATGAGGCTGTGTTTGGGGAGGCCAAGCTCTTCCTGAATGGCCCTCAGCCTCTGTTTGGCCAGTACACAGTGGTCAAAGTGAGTTGCACAGCTCTTCAACATGGCAATAATGTTTAGCACAGCTCTCTGACTGGACAGGCCGTCGTTGATTACAAGCTGTAGGGTGTGTGCACTGCAGCTGAAGTCTGGAAGCTCTGCCAGTCTCACACCTTTCACCATGTTTGCCCCACTGTCCCTGAGGACCAGCACTACACGTTCTGTGTGGATGTCCCAGTATTCCAACATGGTCAAAAACATCTCTCTGATGTAGTTTCCTGTGTGTGATCCAGTCATAGTCTTGACATTCAGCACAACCTGCTTTCTTGTCCAGACATCGTCAATGAAATGTCCAGTAAGGCTCATCAGGGACTCTGTAGTGCCTGACCAGCAGTCAGTTGTGAATGCCATGTGTGGAGCGTTCCCTGGTGCCACCAGATTCTTCACTTTCATCACAACTCTTTCATGTGTTTTATCTAGCATTTCTGTGCGAAAGAATGTTTCATCTTTGATCCTGTACAGGGGTTCAGCAAGACTAATCAGCCGCTGAAAACCAACGTCAGACACCACTGTGAATGGCTGGTTGTCAGTGGCAATCATCTCAATAATTGCTTCATCCATCTTCTTGGCCCTTGGGTCTTTGTCCTGCCATTTTGGGTCTTTGTCCTGCCACTTTGGGTCTTTGTCCTGCCACTTTGGGATCTTTGTCCTGCCATTTTGGGTCTTTGTCCTGCCATTTTGGATCTTTGTCCTGCCATTTTGGGTCTTTGTCCTGCCATGTCGGGTCTTTGTCCTGCCACTTTGGGTCTTTGTCCTGCCATTTTGGGTCTTTGTCCTGCCATTTTGGATCTTTGTCCTGCCATTTTGGGTCTTTGTCCTGCCATTTTGGATCTTTGTCCTGCCATTttgcttgtttatggaaaagttgcAAGAGTGTAGCCTGCGATGTCTGTGACGTGTCTGCATCACTTTTTCCTTGTGAAGAATTTGCATTTGCTTTTTTCATCATTGCTTCCTTATGGGCGTTTGGGTGGATGTTCTTAAGGTGATTCCACAGGTTGGTGGTATTTTTGGATTTAGCCATTGCTGACCCCATGCTTATATCTTTATCACAAATAAGACACCTTGCTTTCCCTGGTGCCAATTCAATGTAATGGTCCCACACTGGtgctctgcttttctctgccatctgtaaaattaatatcacacacacagtgacaaggatacagtgccttgcgaaagtattcggcccccttgaactttgcgaccttttgccacatttcaggcttcaaacataaagatataaaactgtattttttggtgaagaatcaacaacaagtgggacacaatcatgaagtggaacgacatttattggatatttctaacttttttaacaaatcaaaaactgaaaaattgggcgtgcaaaattattcagcccccttaagttaatactttgtagcgccaccttttgctgcgattacagctgtaagtcgcttggggtatatctctatcagttttgcacatcgagagactgacatttttttcccattcctccttgcaaaacagctcgagctcagtgaggttggatggagagcatttgtgaacagcagttttcagttctttccacagattctcgattggattaaggtctggactttgacttggccattctaacacctggatatgtttatttttgaaccattccattgtagattttgctttatgttttggatcattgtcttgttggaagacaaatctccgtcccagtctcaggtcttttgcagactccatcaggttttcttccagaatggtcctgtatttggctccatccatcttcccatcaattttaatcatcttccctgtccctgctgaagaaaagcaggcccaaaccatggtgctgccaccaccatgtttgacagtggggatggtgtggtcatggtgatgagctgtgttgcttttatgccaaacataatgttttgcattgttgccaaaaagttcaattttggtttcatctgaccagagcaccttcttccacatgtttggtgtgtctcccaggtggcttgtggcaaactttaaacaacactttttatggatactttaagaaatggctttcttcttgccactcttctaTAAAGGCCAGAtatgtgcaatatacgactgattgttgtcctatggacagagtgtcccacctcagctgtagatctctgcagttcatccagagtgatcatgggcctcttggctgcatctctgatcagtcttctccttgtatgagctgaaagtttagagggacggccaggtcttggtagatttgcagtggtctgatactccttccatttcaatattatcgcttgcacagtgctccttgggatgtttaaagcttgggaaatctttttgtatccaaatccggctttaaacttcttcacaacagtatctcggacctgcctggtgtgttccttgttcttcatgatgctctctgtgcttttaacagacctctgagactatcacagtgcaggtgcatttatacggagacttgattacacacaggtggattgtatttatcatcattagtcatttaggtcaacattggatcattcagagatcctcactgaacttctgacaactccattgtgtcctcctcccagagcgctaagaaccttggcgtgatcctggacaacaaactgtcgttctcaactaacatcaaggcggtggcccgttcctgtaggttcatgctctacaacatccgcagagtatgaccctgcctcacacaggaagcggcgcaggtcctaatccaggcacttgtcatctcccgtctggattactgcaactcgctgttggctgggctccctgcctgtgccattaaacccctacaactcatccagaacgccgcagcccgactagtgttcaaccttcccaagttcttcacgtcaccccgctcctccgcttctccactggcttccattgaagctcgcatccgattacaagaccatggtgcttgcctacggagctgtgaggggaacggcacctcagtacctccaggctctgatcaggccctacacccaaataagggcactgcgttcatccacctctggcctgctcgcctccctaccactgaggaagtacagttctcagctcagtcaaaactgttcgctgctctggctccccaatggtggaacaaactccctcatgacgccaggacagcggagtcaatcaccaccttccggagacacctgaaaccccacctctttaaggaatacctaggataggataaagtaatccttctcacccccttaaaatatttagatgcactattgtaaagtggttgttccactggatgtcataaggtgaatgcaccaatttgtaagtcgctctggataagagcgtctgctaaatgacttaaatgtaatgtaaatgttctggagagagtttgctgcactgaaagtaaaggggctgaataattttgcacgcccaatttttcagtttttgatttgttaaaaaagtttgaaatatccaataaatgttgttccacttcatgattgtgtcccacttgttgttgattcagttttatatctttatgtttgaagcctgaaatgtggcaaaaggtcgcaaagttcaagggggccaaatactttcgcaaggcactgtatataagtCTGCTTAGGAGACACAAATACTCTCAACTGTTTGACTAATAAAGATTGCGTTTAAATTACCTGTgatgaatgttgaaaacaaaaactgtaatttctatatgcaggaaatcctattttaataatgGACATGGTAAGAACCGACGACCAAAGTGTGAGTCATAATTCCCATGACACCTTCCAGCAACATCTGAAAAGCGGTTCC encodes the following:
- the LOC124019926 gene encoding zinc finger BED domain-containing protein 4-like, with protein sequence MQILHKEKVMQTRHRHRRLHSCNFSINKQNGRTKIQNGRTKTQNGRTKIQNGRTKTQNGRTKTQSGRTKTRHGRTKTQNGRTKIQNGRTKTQNGRTKIPKWQDKDPKWQDKDPKWQDKDPRAKKMDEAIIEMIATDNQPFTVVSDVGFQRLISLAEPLYRIKDETFFRTEMLDKTHERVVMKVKNLVAPGNAPHMAFTTDCWSGTTESLMSLTGHFIDDVWTRKQVVLNVKTMTGSHTGNYIREMFLTMLEYWDIHTERVVLVLRDSGANMVKGVRLAELPDFSCSAHTLQLVINDGLSSQRAVLNIIAMLKSCATHFDHCVLAKQRLRAIQEELGLPKHSLIQTVQTRWNSTLHMLQRMFEQRRALNVYAGEYGHISGLSAAQWDMVSNLIETLAPMEEVTVEMSHSNSTAACIIPSVSVLKLMLQQEGSSTQGINTLRKTMLDSLTRRFSKAEETKCLVLATVLDPRYKSYAFTSGTALEKATEWLKEESDLLRKPNPRATAERTSEEEDTDPGAKRQRVQVDQPPSLVDSLYARILGSQQGRAGVQCSFDIEFERYLTEPVIDRKRGLPLEWWKQNEDRFQSLAPLAKKFLCPPSSSVPSERVFSEVGNIYDKWGAD